The DNA window TTATATCAATCCGTCCGGGGACGATAACGTGGTGATAGGTTTCGTCAGGACCGCTTTTCCATTCTGTTACGATGCGGCGCAGATGAAATTCAACAAGATCCTCGTATCGACCAAATGAATTCCGATCTGCGTTCACCGATAACTCCCTGAGATTTCCGATCTTTTTTTCAATAGGTGACGCCGGTGATTCAAAAGATAGATAACTCAAAATGGTTTCGATGCCGGTGGTTGTTCCAGAGACATATTGAGAGTCGTAAACGTCCGCAAAATGTTCAAGCATAGAAATGACGGTATCGGGGTATCTGAAATTCGACGGATACTGAGACAATTCCGGCCAGTTTTCCAATATGAAATCATAGAGGAAAAACGTGGATGTAATATATTGGTTAAACTTCCGTTCGACATTTTGTTTTAACGCGATATCAGGCGCCAATCCTGAAAACGATAGTTCCGAATCAGGGGGGTTGAGATAGCGGCCGTCCGCGAAATAATAGCGGGATATGGTCAATCTCAAGGCATCACCATTTTGTAAATTATAATGGGCTTGTACCAATCCCTTCCCGTAAGTGGTATCTCCGACTATAATTCCGCGCCCAGCTCCTCGGATTGCGCCGGTAAATATTTCTGCTGAAGAAGCCGTGTTTATGTCCGTTAGTATTACTATTGGCTTATCGGTAAGTTTTCTCCGAAGCGAACGATAAGAATTACAGGCCCATTTCGATTGGCTATCGGTACCGACAATAAGTTGATTAGGGTCGAGAAATATATCAGCGGCAGAAACCGCCTCTTCCAGAAATCCTCCCGGATTGCCGGTTACGTCTATGATATATCCAATGACATTTTCGTCTTCGAGTTCATTCACACAATTTTCGATCTCGGCCGAAGTCCCGGCTTCAAAATCAGAGATTTTCAAATAGCCGATGTTATCCTCAGTGACGCCATAATAGGGGATATGCTTCAGTTTAACTATTTCACGAATTATTTCAAGGTCAACCTCTTCACCCGATCGCAGCTTCAATAAGGTGAGACTTAGATTTGTTCCGACCGCCCCGCGCATCAGATTGCCAGCCTCCTGAGGGCTCATATTAAAGAACTTCTGATTATTAATCGCTCTTATTCTATCCCCCCTTTCTATTCCAGCGCGTTCGGCAGGGCCATCCTCAATTACGGACATCACCAAAATAAACGAATCTTTTGGGGCGGCAATCATGCCGATCCCCCCATATTTGCCCGAAGACTCTTCAATCAAAAGATTGTATTGATCCGACCTGATCCGATTTGTAAAGGGATCCAGCGTTTCCAGCATCGCGTCCTGGGCGGCCTTTAATGCCTGCGCCCGCGAATAAGGCAGCGGATATTGGGAAGCGATCATTGAAGCGGTGAAGCTAAATGTTATCGTCTCTTTTAAAAGCGGGTCTCGTAAAAGGTAAATTCCCCCAAAAAACAATATGATAAATATCATGAGGGACGAAACTAATCCGACTATGATGGCTTTTTTATCAGGCATTTATGTTCTGGGCGCCTATTTTTTTTAATACCCGCGATAGAATTTGTGCGAAGATAGTTTCGATATCATCGCGACCGTCGAGCAAGATAACCCTTTTCTTATTAGATATATCACGAAATCCTTTGCGGACGCGATTGAAAAAAACTCTTTTTTCCTTCTCCAATCGATCCGGTTTGCCATTCCTGCGCTTTAATGAAGTTTCATAATCAACATCGAGTATAAAAGTCATATCCGGATTACGGTCAAAACTGGCCGATTTATTTAACTTCTCAATCAGATTAAGATCCAGTTTTCTACCGTAACCCTGATAGGCCGTAGTTGAGTCAAAAAAGCGGTCGCAGATGACTATCTGATTTTTATTCAGGGCGGGAATAATTATCTTTTCAGTCAGATTGGCACGAGCAGCCTGATATAAAAACAACTCACCCAGGGCATTTAACTCAATGCGGCGATCAAGCAATACTTTCCTGATTTTTTCCGATACCGGAGTGCCGCCCGGTTCACGGATAAAAACTACGGGGAAGCCTGATTTTTTTAACGCCCCAAAAAGCTTTTTGGCCTGGGTTGACTTGCCGCACCCATCAATCCCCTCAAATGTGATAAAAAGTCCCTTGCGTTTTTTCATATCTCAAAAAAATTATAAAAAAAGGCGGCTGTAAATCAGCCGCCTTTAAGATAAGAAAATATTTATGCTAATGCCTTAACTTTTTTACGACCGTTGGGAACTTTCTTCTTAGTCGTTTTCTTTGCGGTCCCGGCTTTCAACGTAATTTTACGCGAAGATTTTTCGTTTGATGATTTCTGTCCGTACTTGCGGATAAATTCCTCAACCATCTCACGCGCTTCATCATCAGTGTATTGTACCGGAGGCGATTTTTTGAAATATGCCGACGGCGCCAAAAGAGCTCCCTTGAGACCGTTATCAAGACCCAGCTTGCAGCAGCGCACAGCGTCAATAACCACGCCCGCCGAATTAGGGCTGTCCCAGACTTCCATTTTAAATTCGATGTTAAGAGGTACATTACCAAATGTCGTACCCTCCATACGAATATAAGCCCATTTTCTATCATCCAGCCATTCGACATAATCAGACGGGCCAATATGAATATTCCTGGAGCCGATATCATAATCAAGCTGACTGGTTACCGCGTTGGTCTTGGAAATTTTCTTGGATTCCAAACGCTCACGCTCAAGCATATTCAAAAAGTCAGTATTACCGCCGACATTGAGCTGGCTGGTTCGCTCAAGCTTAACACCGCGATCCTGAAAAAGACGGGTCAGAATACGATGAGTAATAGTCGCTCCAACCTGCGATTTGATATCATCTCCGATTACCGGCAAGTCTTTTTCCTCAAAACGCTTCTGCCAATATCGTTCCCGAGCGATAAAGACCGGGATGCAATTTACGAAGCCGCATCCGGCTTCAAGAATCTGCTCCACATACCATTTGGTGGCGTGTTCGGAGCCGACCGGCAAATAGCTGACAACCACATCGGTTTTAGTATCCTTCAAAAGCTTGACAATGTCCGCCGTATCACCGGGAGCTTTCTGGATAATCTGGCTGAGATATTTCCCCAGACCGTCGTGAGTCATGCCGCGCTGAACTTTGATGCCCATTTTGGGGACATCACAAAATTTATAGGTATTATTCGGCTTGGTATAAATCGCTTCCGACAAATCCTTGCCGACTTTGTTAACGTCGATATCAATCGCCGCCGAAAACTCAACATCCGAAATATGATAACCGCCCAGATTGACATGCATCAATCCCGGGACAAAATCGTTAACCTTGGCTTTTTGATAGAAGTGCACTCCCTGCACAAATGATGAGGCGCAATTACCCACACCAATAATAGCGACTCGTACTTTCTTACTGCCCATTTATAGACTCCTTTATACTCTAAAGTTATTTGCTAAACCCTCAAACTTGCGTCGAGAATATACAAACATTCGCATAACAGTGCAAATTTTTTATATATAAATATTAATTGTATGTACAATCATAACAGCATATTTTAAGCACTATGGTAGTCAATTCAAACAGGCAATTCATCCCATTTCGCCAAATATGAATTCATGTAATGCTATATATAGTTGTATCTTATGAAATTTCGTAACGAACATCCTGCCAATTAGACTCATGAATAACATTTCAATTGACAATATCATTGTATATACATATATATTGCGATATGGAACAGTATATTGAAAACAAACTAATTGAAGGACTAAATAAACTTTGGTCGGCTAAGCAAACAGCTCTCAGAAAATTACTTAAGCAGGCTGATAAAGAGCATCATCTCGGCGTTAATACTCCTGAGCAATTCGCTATCCTTAGCCGCCTGGCATCGATTGGTTATGGTGTCGCGGTCAAAGAAATCGCTCGGGAAACATTGCTTCCCCATGCTAACATTACCCGGACTCTGGACCGGATGGCCGCCCGGGGCCTGATTCACCGCACGATGGACAAAACCGATAAACGGCGGATAATTATCAAGCTGACGCTGGAGGGGAAAAAGGCAGCCCGTCATATAAAAGAGATAAATCAACAACTCATTGGCATCCTCTGGGGAAATCTCAGTGAAGATGAAAGAGCGTTACTGTTAACGCTATTATCAAAAATAGCCTAATGGCAGGCAAT is part of the Candidatus Zixiibacteriota bacterium genome and encodes:
- a CDS encoding S41 family peptidase, whose protein sequence is MPDKKAIIVGLVSSLMIFIILFFGGIYLLRDPLLKETITFSFTASMIASQYPLPYSRAQALKAAQDAMLETLDPFTNRIRSDQYNLLIEESSGKYGGIGMIAAPKDSFILVMSVIEDGPAERAGIERGDRIRAINNQKFFNMSPQEAGNLMRGAVGTNLSLTLLKLRSGEEVDLEIIREIVKLKHIPYYGVTEDNIGYLKISDFEAGTSAEIENCVNELEDENVIGYIIDVTGNPGGFLEEAVSAADIFLDPNQLIVGTDSQSKWACNSYRSLRRKLTDKPIVILTDINTASSAEIFTGAIRGAGRGIIVGDTTYGKGLVQAHYNLQNGDALRLTISRYYFADGRYLNPPDSELSFSGLAPDIALKQNVERKFNQYITSTFFLYDFILENWPELSQYPSNFRYPDTVISMLEHFADVYDSQYVSGTTTGIETILSYLSFESPASPIEKKIGNLRELSVNADRNSFGRYEDLVEFHLRRIVTEWKSGPDETYHHVIVPGRIDIRLAAELLLDIDKYEAILSEDVHMEI
- the tmk gene encoding dTMP kinase, with protein sequence MKKRKGLFITFEGIDGCGKSTQAKKLFGALKKSGFPVVFIREPGGTPVSEKIRKVLLDRRIELNALGELFLYQAARANLTEKIIIPALNKNQIVICDRFFDSTTAYQGYGRKLDLNLIEKLNKSASFDRNPDMTFILDVDYETSLKRRNGKPDRLEKEKRVFFNRVRKGFRDISNKKRVILLDGRDDIETIFAQILSRVLKKIGAQNINA
- a CDS encoding inositol-3-phosphate synthase, with amino-acid sequence MGSKKVRVAIIGVGNCASSFVQGVHFYQKAKVNDFVPGLMHVNLGGYHISDVEFSAAIDIDVNKVGKDLSEAIYTKPNNTYKFCDVPKMGIKVQRGMTHDGLGKYLSQIIQKAPGDTADIVKLLKDTKTDVVVSYLPVGSEHATKWYVEQILEAGCGFVNCIPVFIARERYWQKRFEEKDLPVIGDDIKSQVGATITHRILTRLFQDRGVKLERTSQLNVGGNTDFLNMLERERLESKKISKTNAVTSQLDYDIGSRNIHIGPSDYVEWLDDRKWAYIRMEGTTFGNVPLNIEFKMEVWDSPNSAGVVIDAVRCCKLGLDNGLKGALLAPSAYFKKSPPVQYTDDEAREMVEEFIRKYGQKSSNEKSSRKITLKAGTAKKTTKKKVPNGRKKVKALA
- a CDS encoding MarR family transcriptional regulator is translated as MEQYIENKLIEGLNKLWSAKQTALRKLLKQADKEHHLGVNTPEQFAILSRLASIGYGVAVKEIARETLLPHANITRTLDRMAARGLIHRTMDKTDKRRIIIKLTLEGKKAARHIKEINQQLIGILWGNLSEDERALLLTLLSKIA